The proteins below are encoded in one region of Apium graveolens cultivar Ventura chromosome 4, ASM990537v1, whole genome shotgun sequence:
- the LOC141721045 gene encoding acyl-coenzyme A oxidase 3, peroxisomal-like isoform X4 has product MLGKILSTEMDAVSFRTKVLSRHLQSPSFLQSLIQSSTCLNYSPPDHSESFFFDTHEMRKLMDGHHLEHRDMVYKLIIESQLFMPKNRGGKVFVLPDYNQSMEQQREMTMKRIQYLVGHGYLTRNGAFDGFLTAKGPKNELRSFSLADCYGVFDHSLGIKLGVHFFLWGGAILNLGTKRHHDKWLRDTETYKVYGCFAMTELGHGSNVRGIETLTRYDASTGEFVINTPCESAQKYWIGGAANHATHAVVFSQLEIDGKNQGVHAFIAQIRDANGDICPKVRIADCGHKIGLNGVDNGRIWFDNLRIPRENLLNSVADVSQDGQYLSSIKDPDQRFAAFMAPLVFGRVTISSSAVYSAKIGLAIATRYSLTRKAFSLTPNGPEVLLLDYPSHQRRLLPLIAQTYAMSFAGNYLKRLYVTRTPASYKTIHVVSSAFKATLTWHNMRTLQECREAIGGQGLKTENRIGQLKSEYDVQSTFEGDNKVLMQQVSKALLSEFVSAKKKKRPLKGLGLEHMNKPCPVVPSKLTSSALRSIDFQVDILCLRERDLLNRFSAEVSQYQAQGVSTEQAFTLTYQIAEDLGKAFADLAILRTFLEAEEAESASQLKDILSLVRSMYVTTTLEEDSAFLRYGYLSTDNAAEVRKEVTKLCSELRPHALALVKSFGIPDAFLSPIAFDWVEANSWSSVQN; this is encoded by the exons ATGCTTGGAAAGATATTATCAACTGAAATGGACGCAGTGAGTTTCCGGACAAAAGTTCTATCCAGGCACCTACAAAGTCCATCATTCTTGCAATCTCTTATACAATCATCAACATGCCTCAACTATTCTCCGCCCGATCATTCAGAGTCTTTCTTTTTCGACACTCACGAAATGCGAAAACTAATGGATGGTCACCACTTGGAACACCGTGACATGGTGTACAAACTTATTATTGAAAGTCAGTTGTTTATGCCCAAAAATAGAGGTGGTAAAGTATTTGTATTGCCTGATTATAATCAGTCCATGGAGCAACAGCGGGAAATGACCATGAAACGAATTCAGTACTTGGTTGGACATGGC TATTTGACGCGTAACGGTGCTTTTGATGGATTTCTTACTGCCAAGGGACCGAAAAATGAGCTGAGGAGTTTCTCCCTTGCGGATTGTTATGGCGTGTTTGATCATTCCCTTGGTATTAAGCTTGGTGTTCATTTCTTTCTTTG GGGTGGTGCCATCCTGAATCTGGGCACAAAGCGGCATCATGACAAATGGTTGAGAGATACGGAAACGTATAAGGTGTATGGTTGCTTTGCAATGACGGAGTTAGGTCATGGAAGTAAT GTCCGTGGAATTGAAACATTGACCAGATATGATGCAAGCACGGGAGAGTTTGTCATAAACACACCATGCGAGTCAGCCCAAAAATACTGGATCGGAGGTGCAGCTAAT CATGCAACACATGCGGTAGTTTTCTCACAGCTTGAGATTGATGGGAAAAACCAAGGGGTTCATGCTTTTATAGCCCAAATCAGAGATGCAAATGGCGATATATGCCCGAAAGTTCGAATTGCTGATTGTGGCCATAAGATTGGTCTAAATGGTGTTGACAATGGCCGAATATG GTTTGATAATCTCCGAATACCTAGAGAGAATCTGTTAAATTCAGTAGCCGATGTTTCTCAAGATGGCCAGTATCTAAGCTCGATCAAGGACCCGGATCAG AGGTTTGCCGCATTCATGGCCCCTTTGGTATTTGGTCGTGTAACTATTTCATCCAGTGCGGTTTATTCAGCAAAG ATTGGTTTAGCAATTGCCACAAGGTACTCATTGACAAGGAAGGCATTTTCACTCACTCCGAATGGACCTGAAGTTCTTCTTCTTGATTATCCAAGTCATCAAAGGCGCCTATTACCTCTTATTGCACAGAC ATATGCTATGAGTTTTGCTGGTAACTATCTGAAAAGGCTATATGTGACAAGGACTCCTGCATCATATAAAACAATTCATGTTGTTTCCAGTGCATTTAAGGCTACATTGACCTGGCATAACATGCGGACTCTTCAG GAATGTCGTGAAGCTATCGGGGGACAAGGTTTAAAGACCGAGAATCGTATTGGTCAGCTTAAAAGTGAGTATGATGTTCAGTCCACCTTTGAAGGTGACAATAAAGTCCTTATGCAACAG GTTAGCAAAGCTCTTCTCTCAGAATTTGTGTCCGCGAAAAAGAAAAAGAGGCCTCTAAAAGGGTTAGGCCTAGAGCATATGAACAAACCTTGTCCTGTTGTCCCATCTAAGCTCACAAGTTCGGCACTTAGGAGCATTGACTTTCAG GTGGATATTCTATGCCTGAGAGAGAGGGATCTATTGAATCGCTTTTCTGCAGAAGTTTCTCAGTATCAAGCACAGGGAGTGAGCACAGAACAAGCATTCACTTTG ACTTATCAGATTGCTGAAGACCTGGGAAAAGCCTTTGCAGATCTTGCGATTTTAAGAACTTTCTTAGAGGCCGAGGAAGCAGAATCGGCTAGCCAATTGAAG GACATTTTGAGTTTGGTGAGATCCATGTATGTAACGACTACCCTGGAAGAAGATTCAGCTTTCCTGCGATACGGGTATTTGTCAACAGATAACGCTGCTGAAGTGAGGAAAGAAGTGACTAAACTATGCAGCGAGCTCAGACCCCATGCACTTGCATTGGTCAAATCGTTTGGAATACCAGATGCTTTTCTGAGCCCTATAGCATTTGATTGGGTTGAAGCAAATTCTTGGTCTTCAGTACAAAACTAA
- the LOC141721045 gene encoding acyl-coenzyme A oxidase 3, peroxisomal-like isoform X1: MDAVSFRTKVLSRHLQSPSFLQSLIQSSTCLNYSPPDHSESFFFDTHEMRKLMDGHHLEHRDMVYKLIIESQLFMPKNRGGKVFVLPDYNQSMEQQREMTMKRIQYLVGHGVFDGFLITTDELRSIAIGDAIGVYDHSLGIKLGVHFSLWGGAILNLGTKRHHDKWLRDTETYKVYGCFAMTELGHGSNVRGIETLTRYDASTGEFVINTPCESAQKYWIGGAANHATHAVVFSQLEIDGKNQGVHAFIAQIRDANGDICPKVRIADCGHKIGLNGVDNGRIWFDNLRIPRENLLNSVADVSQDGQYLSSIKDPDQRFAAFMAPLVFGRVTISSSAVYSAKIGLAIATRYSLTRKAFSLTPNGPEVLLLDYPSHQRRLLPLIAQTYAMSFAGNYLKRLYVTRTPASYKTIHVVSSAFKATLTWHNMRTLQECREAIGGQGLKTENRIGQLKSEYDVQSTFEGDNKVLMQQVSKALLSEFVSAKKKKRPLKGLGLEHMNKPCPVVPSKLTSSALRSIDFQVDILCLRERDLLNRFSAEVSQYQAQGVSTEQAFTLTYQIAEDLGKAFADLAILRTFLEAEEAESASQLKDILSLVRSMYVTTTLEEDSAFLRYGYLSTDNAAEVRKEVTKLCSELRPHALALVKSFGIPDAFLSPIAFDWVEANSWSSVQN; encoded by the exons ATGGACGCAGTGAGTTTCCGGACAAAAGTTCTATCCAGGCACCTACAAAGTCCATCATTCTTGCAATCTCTTATACAATCATCAACATGCCTCAACTATTCTCCGCCCGATCATTCAGAGTCTTTCTTTTTCGACACTCACGAAATGCGAAAACTAATGGATGGTCACCACTTGGAACACCGTGACATGGTGTACAAACTTATTATTGAAAGTCAGTTGTTTATGCCCAAAAATAGAGGTGGTAAAGTATTTGTATTGCCTGATTATAATCAGTCCATGGAGCAACAGCGGGAAATGACCATGAAACGAATTCAGTACTTGGTTGGACATGGCGTTTTTGACGGATTTCTTATTACTACTGATGAGCTCAGGAGCATTGCTATTGGTGATGCTATTGGTGTGTATGATCACTCCCTTGGGATCAAGCTTGGTGTACATTTCTCCCTTTG GGGTGGTGCCATCCTGAATCTGGGCACAAAGCGGCATCATGACAAATGGTTGAGAGATACGGAAACGTATAAGGTGTATGGTTGCTTTGCAATGACGGAGTTAGGTCATGGAAGTAAT GTCCGTGGAATTGAAACATTGACCAGATATGATGCAAGCACGGGAGAGTTTGTCATAAACACACCATGCGAGTCAGCCCAAAAATACTGGATCGGAGGTGCAGCTAAT CATGCAACACATGCGGTAGTTTTCTCACAGCTTGAGATTGATGGGAAAAACCAAGGGGTTCATGCTTTTATAGCCCAAATCAGAGATGCAAATGGCGATATATGCCCGAAAGTTCGAATTGCTGATTGTGGCCATAAGATTGGTCTAAATGGTGTTGACAATGGCCGAATATG GTTTGATAATCTCCGAATACCTAGAGAGAATCTGTTAAATTCAGTAGCCGATGTTTCTCAAGATGGCCAGTATCTAAGCTCGATCAAGGACCCGGATCAG AGGTTTGCCGCATTCATGGCCCCTTTGGTATTTGGTCGTGTAACTATTTCATCCAGTGCGGTTTATTCAGCAAAG ATTGGTTTAGCAATTGCCACAAGGTACTCATTGACAAGGAAGGCATTTTCACTCACTCCGAATGGACCTGAAGTTCTTCTTCTTGATTATCCAAGTCATCAAAGGCGCCTATTACCTCTTATTGCACAGAC ATATGCTATGAGTTTTGCTGGTAACTATCTGAAAAGGCTATATGTGACAAGGACTCCTGCATCATATAAAACAATTCATGTTGTTTCCAGTGCATTTAAGGCTACATTGACCTGGCATAACATGCGGACTCTTCAG GAATGTCGTGAAGCTATCGGGGGACAAGGTTTAAAGACCGAGAATCGTATTGGTCAGCTTAAAAGTGAGTATGATGTTCAGTCCACCTTTGAAGGTGACAATAAAGTCCTTATGCAACAG GTTAGCAAAGCTCTTCTCTCAGAATTTGTGTCCGCGAAAAAGAAAAAGAGGCCTCTAAAAGGGTTAGGCCTAGAGCATATGAACAAACCTTGTCCTGTTGTCCCATCTAAGCTCACAAGTTCGGCACTTAGGAGCATTGACTTTCAG GTGGATATTCTATGCCTGAGAGAGAGGGATCTATTGAATCGCTTTTCTGCAGAAGTTTCTCAGTATCAAGCACAGGGAGTGAGCACAGAACAAGCATTCACTTTG ACTTATCAGATTGCTGAAGACCTGGGAAAAGCCTTTGCAGATCTTGCGATTTTAAGAACTTTCTTAGAGGCCGAGGAAGCAGAATCGGCTAGCCAATTGAAG GACATTTTGAGTTTGGTGAGATCCATGTATGTAACGACTACCCTGGAAGAAGATTCAGCTTTCCTGCGATACGGGTATTTGTCAACAGATAACGCTGCTGAAGTGAGGAAAGAAGTGACTAAACTATGCAGCGAGCTCAGACCCCATGCACTTGCATTGGTCAAATCGTTTGGAATACCAGATGCTTTTCTGAGCCCTATAGCATTTGATTGGGTTGAAGCAAATTCTTGGTCTTCAGTACAAAACTAA
- the LOC141721045 gene encoding acyl-coenzyme A oxidase 3, peroxisomal-like isoform X5, giving the protein MDAVSFRTKVLSRHLQSPSSSQSLLQSSACISYSPPDQSEPPILFDTHEMRKLMDGHNWEDRDMMYNLMIKSDLFGRKDRGRVVFASPDYNQGMEQQRIMTMRRIEYLTRNGAFDGFLTAKGPKNELRSFSLADCYGVFDHSLGIKLGVHFFLWGGAILNLGTKRHHDKWLRDTETYKVYGCFAMTELGHGSNVRGIETLTRYDASTGEFVINTPCESAQKYWIGGAANHATHAVVFSQLEIDGKNQGVHAFIAQIRDANGDICPKVRIADCGHKIGLNGVDNGRIWFDNLRIPRENLLNSVADVSQDGQYLSSIKDPDQRFAAFMAPLVFGRVTISSSAVYSAKIGLAIATRYSLTRKAFSLTPNGPEVLLLDYPSHQRRLLPLIAQTYAMSFAGNYLKRLYVTRTPASYKTIHVVSSAFKATLTWHNMRTLQECREAIGGQGLKTENRIGQLKSEYDVQSTFEGDNKVLMQQVSKALLSEFVSAKKKKRPLKGLGLEHMNKPCPVVPSKLTSSALRSIDFQVDILCLRERDLLNRFSAEVSQYQAQGVSTEQAFTLTYQIAEDLGKAFADLAILRTFLEAEEAESASQLKDILSLVRSMYVTTTLEEDSAFLRYGYLSTDNAAEVRKEVTKLCSELRPHALALVKSFGIPDAFLSPIAFDWVEANSWSSVQN; this is encoded by the exons ATGGACGCAGTGAGTTTCCGGACAAAAGTACTGTCGAGACACCTCCAAAGTCCATCATCCTCGCAATCTCTTCTACAATCATCAGCATGCATCAGCTATTCTCCGCCCGATCAGTCGGAGCCT CCTATTTTATTCGACACTCACGAAATGCGAAAGCTCATGGACGGTCACAACTGGGAAGACAGAGACATGATGTACAATCTCATGATTAAAAGTGACTTGTTCGGGCGTAAGGATAGAGGCCGTGTAGTGTTTGCATCCCCTGATTATAATCAGGGGATGGAACAACAGAGGATTATGACTATGAGACGCATTGAGTATTTGACGCGTAACGGTGCTTTTGATGGATTTCTTACTGCCAAGGGACCGAAAAATGAGCTGAGGAGTTTCTCCCTTGCGGATTGTTATGGCGTGTTTGATCATTCCCTTGGTATTAAGCTTGGTGTTCATTTCTTTCTTTG GGGTGGTGCCATCCTGAATCTGGGCACAAAGCGGCATCATGACAAATGGTTGAGAGATACGGAAACGTATAAGGTGTATGGTTGCTTTGCAATGACGGAGTTAGGTCATGGAAGTAAT GTCCGTGGAATTGAAACATTGACCAGATATGATGCAAGCACGGGAGAGTTTGTCATAAACACACCATGCGAGTCAGCCCAAAAATACTGGATCGGAGGTGCAGCTAAT CATGCAACACATGCGGTAGTTTTCTCACAGCTTGAGATTGATGGGAAAAACCAAGGGGTTCATGCTTTTATAGCCCAAATCAGAGATGCAAATGGCGATATATGCCCGAAAGTTCGAATTGCTGATTGTGGCCATAAGATTGGTCTAAATGGTGTTGACAATGGCCGAATATG GTTTGATAATCTCCGAATACCTAGAGAGAATCTGTTAAATTCAGTAGCCGATGTTTCTCAAGATGGCCAGTATCTAAGCTCGATCAAGGACCCGGATCAG AGGTTTGCCGCATTCATGGCCCCTTTGGTATTTGGTCGTGTAACTATTTCATCCAGTGCGGTTTATTCAGCAAAG ATTGGTTTAGCAATTGCCACAAGGTACTCATTGACAAGGAAGGCATTTTCACTCACTCCGAATGGACCTGAAGTTCTTCTTCTTGATTATCCAAGTCATCAAAGGCGCCTATTACCTCTTATTGCACAGAC ATATGCTATGAGTTTTGCTGGTAACTATCTGAAAAGGCTATATGTGACAAGGACTCCTGCATCATATAAAACAATTCATGTTGTTTCCAGTGCATTTAAGGCTACATTGACCTGGCATAACATGCGGACTCTTCAG GAATGTCGTGAAGCTATCGGGGGACAAGGTTTAAAGACCGAGAATCGTATTGGTCAGCTTAAAAGTGAGTATGATGTTCAGTCCACCTTTGAAGGTGACAATAAAGTCCTTATGCAACAG GTTAGCAAAGCTCTTCTCTCAGAATTTGTGTCCGCGAAAAAGAAAAAGAGGCCTCTAAAAGGGTTAGGCCTAGAGCATATGAACAAACCTTGTCCTGTTGTCCCATCTAAGCTCACAAGTTCGGCACTTAGGAGCATTGACTTTCAG GTGGATATTCTATGCCTGAGAGAGAGGGATCTATTGAATCGCTTTTCTGCAGAAGTTTCTCAGTATCAAGCACAGGGAGTGAGCACAGAACAAGCATTCACTTTG ACTTATCAGATTGCTGAAGACCTGGGAAAAGCCTTTGCAGATCTTGCGATTTTAAGAACTTTCTTAGAGGCCGAGGAAGCAGAATCGGCTAGCCAATTGAAG GACATTTTGAGTTTGGTGAGATCCATGTATGTAACGACTACCCTGGAAGAAGATTCAGCTTTCCTGCGATACGGGTATTTGTCAACAGATAACGCTGCTGAAGTGAGGAAAGAAGTGACTAAACTATGCAGCGAGCTCAGACCCCATGCACTTGCATTGGTCAAATCGTTTGGAATACCAGATGCTTTTCTGAGCCCTATAGCATTTGATTGGGTTGAAGCAAATTCTTGGTCTTCAGTACAAAACTAA
- the LOC141721045 gene encoding acyl-coenzyme A oxidase 3, peroxisomal-like isoform X3, which yields MDAVSFRTKVLSRHLQSPSSSQSLLQSSACISYSPPDQSEPVLFDTHQMRKLMDGHHWDHRDMVYKLIIESQLFVPKNRGGKVFVSPDYNQSMQQQREMTMKRIQYLVGHGVFDGFLTTDELRSFAIADAVGSFDHSLGIKLGVHFFLWGGAILNLGTKRHHDKWLRDTETYKVYGCFAMTELGHGSNVRGIETLTRYDASTGEFVINTPCESAQKYWIGGAANHATHAVVFSQLEIDGKNQGVHAFIAQIRDANGDICPKVRIADCGHKIGLNGVDNGRIWFDNLRIPRENLLNSVADVSQDGQYLSSIKDPDQRFAAFMAPLVFGRVTISSSAVYSAKIGLAIATRYSLTRKAFSLTPNGPEVLLLDYPSHQRRLLPLIAQTYAMSFAGNYLKRLYVTRTPASYKTIHVVSSAFKATLTWHNMRTLQECREAIGGQGLKTENRIGQLKSEYDVQSTFEGDNKVLMQQVSKALLSEFVSAKKKKRPLKGLGLEHMNKPCPVVPSKLTSSALRSIDFQVDILCLRERDLLNRFSAEVSQYQAQGVSTEQAFTLTYQIAEDLGKAFADLAILRTFLEAEEAESASQLKDILSLVRSMYVTTTLEEDSAFLRYGYLSTDNAAEVRKEVTKLCSELRPHALALVKSFGIPDAFLSPIAFDWVEANSWSSVQN from the exons ATGGACGCAGTGAGTTTCCGGACAAAAGTACTGTCGAGACACCTCCAAAGTCCATCATCCTCGCAATCTCTTCTACAATCATCAGCATGCATCAGCTATTCTCCGCCCGATCAGTCGGAGCCTGTCCTTTTCGACACTCACCAAATGCGAAAACTAATGGATGGTCACCACTGGGATCACCGTGACATGGTGTACAAACTTATTATTGAAAGTCAGTTGTTTGTGCCCAAAAATAGAGGTGGTAAAGTATTTGTGTCGCCCGATTATAATCAGTCGATGCAGCAACAACGAGAAATGACTATGAAACGGATACAGTATTTAGTTGGACATGGCGTTTTCGATGGATTTCTTACTACGGATGAGCTCAGGAGCTTCGCTATTGCTGATGCTGTTGGCTCGTTTGATCACTCCCTTGGGATCAAGCTCGGTGTTCATTTCTTCCTTTG GGGTGGTGCCATCCTGAATCTGGGCACAAAGCGGCATCATGACAAATGGTTGAGAGATACGGAAACGTATAAGGTGTATGGTTGCTTTGCAATGACGGAGTTAGGTCATGGAAGTAAT GTCCGTGGAATTGAAACATTGACCAGATATGATGCAAGCACGGGAGAGTTTGTCATAAACACACCATGCGAGTCAGCCCAAAAATACTGGATCGGAGGTGCAGCTAAT CATGCAACACATGCGGTAGTTTTCTCACAGCTTGAGATTGATGGGAAAAACCAAGGGGTTCATGCTTTTATAGCCCAAATCAGAGATGCAAATGGCGATATATGCCCGAAAGTTCGAATTGCTGATTGTGGCCATAAGATTGGTCTAAATGGTGTTGACAATGGCCGAATATG GTTTGATAATCTCCGAATACCTAGAGAGAATCTGTTAAATTCAGTAGCCGATGTTTCTCAAGATGGCCAGTATCTAAGCTCGATCAAGGACCCGGATCAG AGGTTTGCCGCATTCATGGCCCCTTTGGTATTTGGTCGTGTAACTATTTCATCCAGTGCGGTTTATTCAGCAAAG ATTGGTTTAGCAATTGCCACAAGGTACTCATTGACAAGGAAGGCATTTTCACTCACTCCGAATGGACCTGAAGTTCTTCTTCTTGATTATCCAAGTCATCAAAGGCGCCTATTACCTCTTATTGCACAGAC ATATGCTATGAGTTTTGCTGGTAACTATCTGAAAAGGCTATATGTGACAAGGACTCCTGCATCATATAAAACAATTCATGTTGTTTCCAGTGCATTTAAGGCTACATTGACCTGGCATAACATGCGGACTCTTCAG GAATGTCGTGAAGCTATCGGGGGACAAGGTTTAAAGACCGAGAATCGTATTGGTCAGCTTAAAAGTGAGTATGATGTTCAGTCCACCTTTGAAGGTGACAATAAAGTCCTTATGCAACAG GTTAGCAAAGCTCTTCTCTCAGAATTTGTGTCCGCGAAAAAGAAAAAGAGGCCTCTAAAAGGGTTAGGCCTAGAGCATATGAACAAACCTTGTCCTGTTGTCCCATCTAAGCTCACAAGTTCGGCACTTAGGAGCATTGACTTTCAG GTGGATATTCTATGCCTGAGAGAGAGGGATCTATTGAATCGCTTTTCTGCAGAAGTTTCTCAGTATCAAGCACAGGGAGTGAGCACAGAACAAGCATTCACTTTG ACTTATCAGATTGCTGAAGACCTGGGAAAAGCCTTTGCAGATCTTGCGATTTTAAGAACTTTCTTAGAGGCCGAGGAAGCAGAATCGGCTAGCCAATTGAAG GACATTTTGAGTTTGGTGAGATCCATGTATGTAACGACTACCCTGGAAGAAGATTCAGCTTTCCTGCGATACGGGTATTTGTCAACAGATAACGCTGCTGAAGTGAGGAAAGAAGTGACTAAACTATGCAGCGAGCTCAGACCCCATGCACTTGCATTGGTCAAATCGTTTGGAATACCAGATGCTTTTCTGAGCCCTATAGCATTTGATTGGGTTGAAGCAAATTCTTGGTCTTCAGTACAAAACTAA
- the LOC141721045 gene encoding acyl-coenzyme A oxidase 3, peroxisomal-like isoform X2 → METVSFRTKVLSRHLLSQSQHPQSFLEPSTCLHYSSPDLSEPILFDTHEMRKLMDGHNWEDRDMMYNLMIKSDLFGRKDRGRVVFASPDYNQGMEQQRIMTMRRIEYLTRNGAFDGFLTAKGPKNELRSFSLADCYGVFDHSLGIKLGVHFFLWGGAILNLGTKRHHDKWLRDTETYKVYGCFAMTELGHGSNVRGIETLTRYDASTGEFVINTPCESAQKYWIGGAANHATHAVVFSQLEIDGKNQGVHAFIAQIRDANGDICPKVRIADCGHKIGLNGVDNGRIWFDNLRIPRENLLNSVADVSQDGQYLSSIKDPDQRFAAFMAPLVFGRVTISSSAVYSAKIGLAIATRYSLTRKAFSLTPNGPEVLLLDYPSHQRRLLPLIAQTYAMSFAGNYLKRLYVTRTPASYKTIHVVSSAFKATLTWHNMRTLQECREAIGGQGLKTENRIGQLKSEYDVQSTFEGDNKVLMQQVSKALLSEFVSAKKKKRPLKGLGLEHMNKPCPVVPSKLTSSALRSIDFQVDILCLRERDLLNRFSAEVSQYQAQGVSTEQAFTLTYQIAEDLGKAFADLAILRTFLEAEEAESASQLKDILSLVRSMYVTTTLEEDSAFLRYGYLSTDNAAEVRKEVTKLCSELRPHALALVKSFGIPDAFLSPIAFDWVEANSWSSVQN, encoded by the exons ATGGAAACAGTGAGTTTTCGGACAAAAGTCCTGTCCAGGCACCTCCTAAGCCAATCTCAACACCCTCAATCTTTTCTTGAACCCTCAACATGTCTCCACTATTCTTCCCCCGACCTTTCAGAGCCTATTTTATTCGACACTCACGAAATGCGAAAGCTCATGGACGGTCACAACTGGGAAGACAGAGACATGATGTACAATCTCATGATTAAAAGTGACTTGTTCGGGCGTAAGGATAGAGGCCGTGTAGTGTTTGCATCCCCTGATTATAATCAGGGGATGGAACAACAGAGGATTATGACTATGAGACGCATTGAGTATTTGACGCGTAACGGTGCTTTTGATGGATTTCTTACTGCCAAGGGACCGAAAAATGAGCTGAGGAGTTTCTCCCTTGCGGATTGTTATGGCGTGTTTGATCATTCCCTTGGTATTAAGCTTGGTGTTCATTTCTTTCTTTG GGGTGGTGCCATCCTGAATCTGGGCACAAAGCGGCATCATGACAAATGGTTGAGAGATACGGAAACGTATAAGGTGTATGGTTGCTTTGCAATGACGGAGTTAGGTCATGGAAGTAAT GTCCGTGGAATTGAAACATTGACCAGATATGATGCAAGCACGGGAGAGTTTGTCATAAACACACCATGCGAGTCAGCCCAAAAATACTGGATCGGAGGTGCAGCTAAT CATGCAACACATGCGGTAGTTTTCTCACAGCTTGAGATTGATGGGAAAAACCAAGGGGTTCATGCTTTTATAGCCCAAATCAGAGATGCAAATGGCGATATATGCCCGAAAGTTCGAATTGCTGATTGTGGCCATAAGATTGGTCTAAATGGTGTTGACAATGGCCGAATATG GTTTGATAATCTCCGAATACCTAGAGAGAATCTGTTAAATTCAGTAGCCGATGTTTCTCAAGATGGCCAGTATCTAAGCTCGATCAAGGACCCGGATCAG AGGTTTGCCGCATTCATGGCCCCTTTGGTATTTGGTCGTGTAACTATTTCATCCAGTGCGGTTTATTCAGCAAAG ATTGGTTTAGCAATTGCCACAAGGTACTCATTGACAAGGAAGGCATTTTCACTCACTCCGAATGGACCTGAAGTTCTTCTTCTTGATTATCCAAGTCATCAAAGGCGCCTATTACCTCTTATTGCACAGAC ATATGCTATGAGTTTTGCTGGTAACTATCTGAAAAGGCTATATGTGACAAGGACTCCTGCATCATATAAAACAATTCATGTTGTTTCCAGTGCATTTAAGGCTACATTGACCTGGCATAACATGCGGACTCTTCAG GAATGTCGTGAAGCTATCGGGGGACAAGGTTTAAAGACCGAGAATCGTATTGGTCAGCTTAAAAGTGAGTATGATGTTCAGTCCACCTTTGAAGGTGACAATAAAGTCCTTATGCAACAG GTTAGCAAAGCTCTTCTCTCAGAATTTGTGTCCGCGAAAAAGAAAAAGAGGCCTCTAAAAGGGTTAGGCCTAGAGCATATGAACAAACCTTGTCCTGTTGTCCCATCTAAGCTCACAAGTTCGGCACTTAGGAGCATTGACTTTCAG GTGGATATTCTATGCCTGAGAGAGAGGGATCTATTGAATCGCTTTTCTGCAGAAGTTTCTCAGTATCAAGCACAGGGAGTGAGCACAGAACAAGCATTCACTTTG ACTTATCAGATTGCTGAAGACCTGGGAAAAGCCTTTGCAGATCTTGCGATTTTAAGAACTTTCTTAGAGGCCGAGGAAGCAGAATCGGCTAGCCAATTGAAG GACATTTTGAGTTTGGTGAGATCCATGTATGTAACGACTACCCTGGAAGAAGATTCAGCTTTCCTGCGATACGGGTATTTGTCAACAGATAACGCTGCTGAAGTGAGGAAAGAAGTGACTAAACTATGCAGCGAGCTCAGACCCCATGCACTTGCATTGGTCAAATCGTTTGGAATACCAGATGCTTTTCTGAGCCCTATAGCATTTGATTGGGTTGAAGCAAATTCTTGGTCTTCAGTACAAAACTAA